A window of the Brassica napus cultivar Da-Ae chromosome C5, Da-Ae, whole genome shotgun sequence genome harbors these coding sequences:
- the LOC111206580 gene encoding uncharacterized protein LOC111206580: MSENAGDSSTTKPNLKRNGSGELDVFEATRYFSDFNEPTMTEYSRIQVQKQSTVTELRQKRIHPETENKLPEPRVVIVKPKEKEKKTRGGGGKKLTSFLNSLLRSAGLKNLKSKSKSIPEVESPRGERRRRHSCVVTVTTHAEASSPISGAGAWSTRRRSFDEKHVKGLGSKKSDQKLNMRLCESLCSDKKVECKDRKKEVDVNGGYESDSGSESDLFELDLFARSKP, encoded by the coding sequence ATGTCGGAGAACGCCGgcgattcttcaaccactaaacCAAACCTCAAGAGGAATGGCTCCGGCGAACTGGACGTCTTTGAAGCCACTCGCTACTTCTCCGACTTCAACGAACCAACTATGACCGAGTACTCGAGAATCCAGGTTCAGAAACAGAGCACTGTTACAGAACTTCGACAGAAGAGAATACACCCGGAAACAGAGAATAAGCTTCCGGAACCTAGAGTCGTCATCGTGAAGccgaaggagaaggagaagaaaacacgTGGCGGCGGTGGGAAGAAGCTAACCAGCTTCTTGAACTCTCTTCTCCGTTCAGCAGGTCTGAAGAACTTAAAGTCAAAGTCCAAGTCAATTCCAGAGGTGGAGAGTCCACGAGGGGAAAGAAGGAGGAGGCATAGCTGCGTGGTGACCGTGACCACACACGCCGAAGCTTCTTCGCCGATCTCCGGTGCTGGCGCGTGGAGTACGCGCAGGAGAAGCTTTGATGAGAAACACGTGAAAGGTTTAGGTTCGAAGAAGAGTGATCAGAAGTTGAACATGAGGCTTTGTGAGAGTCTCTGCTCGGACAAGAAAGTTGAGTGTAAAGATCGGAAAAAAGAAGTTGATGTAAATGGTGGATACGAGAGTGATTCAGGTTCTGAATCTGATCTTTTTGAATTGGACTTGTTTGCCAGATCAAAGCCTTAG
- the LOC106380989 gene encoding cytochrome P450 78A5 produces MHIISYLHQLLNTSLSSLCFHYLPKMSPDAYVLFFNSLNLVTFEAFAWLSLFVATVAIFLSPGGLAWAWTKSSKTRVSIPGPSGSLSIFSGSNPHRVLASLAKRFKASPLMAFSVGFSRFVISSEPETAKEILNSSAFADRPVKESAYELLFHRAMGFAPYGEYWRNLRRISSTHLFSPRRIASFEGVRVGIGMMIVKKIKNVAGGGEVEVKKVIHFGSLNNVMTTVFGESYDFDEVNGDGSFLERLVSEGYELLGIFNWSDHFGVLRWFDFQGVRKRCRALVSEVNTFVGGIIEKHKMKMNNNNLNGEESDFVDVLLGLQKDEKLSDSDMIAVLWEMIFRGTDTVAILVEWVIARMVLHQDIQADLYKEIASVTSNNTRSLSDSDIPKLPYLQAVVKETLRLHPPGPLLSWARLAIHDAHVGPNLVPAGTIAMVNMWSITHDARIWTDPEEFRPERFIDGEDVSIMGSDLRLAPFGSGRRVCPGKAMGLATVHLWVGQMIQNFEWVKGSCDVDLTEVLKLSMEMKKPLKCKAVPRNVCFG; encoded by the exons ATGCACATCATTTCATATCTTCATCAACTCCTCAACACTTCTCTTTCCTCTCTCTGCTTCCACTACTTGCCTAAAATGTCTCCTGATGCTTACGTTCTGTTCTTTAACTCTCTTAACCTGGTCACCTTCGAAGCCTTTGCTTGGCTATCGCTTTTCGTAGCCACGGTTGCTATCTTTCTCTCACCAGGCGGACTCGCATGGGCCTGGACCAAGTCTTCCAAGACCCGTGTTTCAATTCCTGGTCCGTCTGGTTCTCTCTCCATCTTCTCCGGTTCGAACCCTCACCGTGTTCTCGCCTCGCTTGCCAAACGCTTCAAGGCCTCTCCTCTGATGGCGTTCTCCGTTGGGTTTTCTCGTTTTGTCATCTCCAGTGAACCGGAGACGGCTAAAGAGATTCTGAACAGCTCTGCTTTTGCTGACCGCCCGGTTAAGGAGTCAGCTTACGAGCTTCTGTTTCACCGTGCCATGGGTTTCGCGCCGTATGGTGAGTATTGGAGGAATCTGAGGAGAATCTCTTCAACGCATCTTTTCAGCCCGAGAAGGATAGCGAGTTTCGAAGGTGTTAGGGTTGGGATCGGTATGATGATTGTGAAGAAGATCAAGAACGTAGCTGGCGGTGGTGAAGTTGAAGTGAAGAAGGTGATTCACTTTGGTTCGTTGAATAATGTAATGACGACTGTTTTTGGTGAAAGCTACGACTTCGATGAAGTTAATGGGGATGGAAGTTTTCTGGAACGGCTTGTGAGCGAAGGTTATGAGTTGCTTGGGATATTTAACTGGAGTGATCACTTTGGTGTTCTTCGTTGGTTTGACTTCCAAGGAGTGAGGAAGAGGTGTAGAGCTTTAGTCTCTGAAGTCAACACTTTTGTCGGTGGAATAATCGAGAAGCACAAAATGAAAATGAACAACAACAACCTCAATGGAGAGGAGAGTGACTTCGTTGATGTCTTGCTTGGCTTGCAAAAGGATGAAAAGTTGTCTGATTCCGACATGATTGCTGTTCTTTGG GAGATGATATTTAGAGGGACGGACACAGTTGCGATTCTAGTGGAATGGGTGATTGCAAGAATGGTATTGCATCAAGACATCCAAGCAGACCTCTACAAAGAGATAGCTTCTGTTACAAGTAACAACACTAGGTCCTTGTCTGATTCCGACATCCCAAAGCTTCCGTACCTTCAAGCTGTTGTCAAAGAAACCCTGAGGCTCCACCCACCAGGCCCCCTCCTCTCGTGGGCCAGACTCGCTATCCACGATGCCCACGTGGGTCCCAACCTTGTCCCTGCAGGAACCATAGCTATGGTCAACATGTGGTCCATCACACATGACGCCAGAATCTGGACCGACCCTGAAGAGTTTAGGCCTGAGAGGTTTATTGATGGTGAGGATGTAAGCATCATGGGGTCGGATCTTAGGCTGGCTCCATTCGGTTCGGGCCGTCGGGTTTGCCCGGGTAAAGCAATGGGTCTAGCTACTGTTCATCTCTGGGTTGGTCAAATGATTCAGAATTTCGAATGGGTTAAGGGTTCTTGTGATGTTGACCTCACGGAGGTTCTCAAGCTGTCCATGGAGATGAAGAAGCCGTTGAAGTGCAAGGCTGTTCCAAGAAATGTTTGTTTTGGTTAA
- the LOC106351270 gene encoding PI-PLC X domain-containing protein At5g67130, translating into MAFFRFFFAVTTLVLLHLASIAFASSHGSKQLGDQCSSDEECSVGLGCFKCGIDAARCVRSNITDQFSLVNNSMPFNKYAFLTTHNSYAIEGKPLHVATQEDSITEQLNSGVRALMLDTYDYEGDVWLCHSFHEQCFEFTKFNRAIDTFEEVFAFLTANPSEIVTIFLEDYVKSPNALTKVFTDSGLKKFWFPVEDMPKGGQDWPLVKDMVANNHRLVVFTSDKSKQETEGIAYQWNYVLENQYGDDGVKPSECSNRGESAQLTDKTKALVLINHFSTIPVKLMSCEENSQHLIDTIKTCYVAAGDRWANFVAVDFYKRSDGGGTFQAVDKLNGELLCGRDDVHDCHQ; encoded by the exons ATGGcatttttcagattcttcttTGCAGTCACAACTTTGGTTTTGCTTCATCTCGCATCAATCGCTTTTGCTTCTTCCCATGGCTCAAAACAG CTCGGCGACCAATGCTCATCCGACGAAGAGTGCAGCGTTGGACTTGGTTGTTTTAAATGCGGCATCGATGCTGCAAGATGCGTAAGATCAAACATCACAGATCAATTCTCCCTTGTG AACAATTCCATGCCGTTTAACAAATATGCATTTTTGACGACCCACAATTCATATGCCATTGAAGGAAAACCGCTTCATGTGGCGACCCAAGAAGATAGTATAACCGAACAACTCAAT AGTGGTGTTCGAGCATTGATGTTGGATACATACGACTACGAAGGAGACGTATGGTTGTGCCATTCGTTTCACGAGCAATGCTTTGAATTCACTAAGTTT AATCGGGCAATAGACACGTTCGAGGAGGTATTCGCCTTCTTGACAGCAAATCCATCAGAGATCGTGACAATATTTCTCGAGGATTACGTCAAATCGCCAAACGCGTTAACCAAAGTTTTTACCGACTCTGGTTTGAAGAAATTCTGGTTTCCGGTTGAAGACATGCCTAAGGGTGGCCAAGATTGGCCATTGGTTAAGGATATGGTTGCAAATAACCACCGGCTAGTCGTCTTCACTTCAGATAAATCCAAGCAAGAAACCGAAGGAATAGCTTACCAGTGGAACTACGTACTTGAAAACCAAT ATGGGGACGATGGAGTTAAGCCTTCGGAATGTAGCAATAGGGGAGAATCTGCACAGCTAACCGATAAAACCAAAGCTTTGGTTTTGATAAATCATTTCAGTACAATTCCGGTTAAGCTCATGAGTTGTGAGGAGAACTCTCAACATCTTATCGATACGATTAAGACATGTTACGTAGCCGCTGGGGACCGATGGGCGAATTTTGTCGCTGTCGACTTTTACAAG AGGAGTGATGGAGGAGGAACATTTCAAGCAGTGGATAAACTAAATGGAGAGCTTCTGTGTGGACGTGATGATGTTCATGATTGTCATCAGTAA
- the LOC111206582 gene encoding peptidyl-prolyl cis-trans isomerase E-like: protein MAAVQQQQAMQKNTLYVGGLADEVNESILHAAFIPFGDIKDVKTPLDQANQKHRSFGFVTFLEREDASAAMDNMDGAELYGRVLTVNYALPEKIKGGEQGWAAHPLWADADTWFERQQQEKEILKIQAENKAAMEAAEELHRKKLAQDRQGEMEEDTDVKDDPMARAEAEALSHDNPQ from the exons ATGGCGGCGGTTCAACAGCAGCAAGCGATGCAGAAGAACACGTTGTACGTAGGAGGCTTAGCCGACGAAGTAAACGAATCGATCCTCCACGCGGCGTTTATACCATTCGGCGACATCAAGGACGTGAAGACGCCGCTGGACCAAGCCAATCAGAAGCACAGATCCTTCGGATTCGTCACTTTCCTAGAGAGAGAAGACGCTTCCGCGGCCATGGATAACATGGACGGCGCCGAGCTGTACGGCCGTGTTCTCACCGTCAATTATGCCCTCCCGGAGAAAATCAAGGGTGGAGAACAGGGCTGGGCCGCACATCCGC TTTGGGCGGATGCAGACACATGGTTTGAGCGGCAGCAACAAGAAAAGGAAATTCTCAAGATCCAAGCCGAGAACAAGGCTGCTATGGAGGCTGCTGAGGAACTTCACAGGAAGAAATTGGCGCAAGATCGACAAGGCGAGATGGAAGAAGATACGGATGTCAAAGATGATCCTATGGCCAGAGCTGAGGCCGAAGCTCTAAGCCATGACAACCCCCAGTGA
- the LOC106346554 gene encoding LOW QUALITY PROTEIN: probable 6-phosphogluconolactonase 1 (The sequence of the model RefSeq protein was modified relative to this genomic sequence to represent the inferred CDS: inserted 2 bases in 2 codons) — MALTWTHKDRGEIRVHENTEELSTGVVDIIAEISEASILKHGAFCIVLSGGSLVNVFPRHIYSINDRVSVDKAATEXEFSIRRMVKKRTVTPSENSECPKFDLILLGMGXIASLFPNHPALEVKDDWVTYLTNSPKPPPERITFTLPVINSAANVAIVATGASKSNAIHLAIDDLPLQDSSLSLPARLVQPSNRNLVWFMDKPAGSKLEGFKSLRIEFRPSSCSKS; from the exons ATGGCGCTTACTTGGACTCATAAAGACAGAGGAGAAATAAGGGTTCACGAGAATACGGAGGAACTTAGCACTGGCGTGGTAGATATTATAGCTGAGATATCAGAAGCATCGATTCTAAAACACGGTGCTTTCTGCATTGTTTTATCAGGAGGCTCTCTC GTCAATGTGTTTCCGAGGCATATATATTCCATTAACGACAGGGTATCAGTCGACAAAGCTGCAACAG CAGAGTTCTCCATCAGACGGATGGTGAAAAAGCGAACTGTGACTCCATCTGAGAACAGTGAATGTCCCAAGTTTGATCTGATCTTACTAGGGATGG AAATAGCCTCGCTCTTCCCCAACCACCCAGCACTCGAGGTGAAAGACGATTGGGTTACGTACCTAACCAACTCACCTAAACCGCCACCAGAGAGAATCACATTTACTTTGCCAGTCATTAACTCAGCTGCTAACGTCGCTATAGTGGCAACCGGCGCATCCAAATCCAATGCTATCCACTTGGCAATCGACGACTTGCCATTACAAGACAGCTCTTTGTCTCTGCCTGCACGTCTGGTCCAGCCGAGCAACAGGAATCTGGTGTGGTTTATGGATAAACCAGCAGGATCTAAACTTGAAGGGTTTAAATCTCTCCGAATAGAATTTAGACCATCTTCTTGTTCCAAAAGCTAA